In Panicum virgatum strain AP13 chromosome 4N, P.virgatum_v5, whole genome shotgun sequence, a single window of DNA contains:
- the LOC120669990 gene encoding protein BUNDLE SHEATH DEFECTIVE 2, chloroplastic-like, whose product MAATASLAATAPSPPVLKASPPALISLRPVSRRCKSLAVKTKATENDRSAKKPQKVNSILCQDCEGNGAIVCTQCEGNGVNSVDHFNGRFKAGALCWLCRGKREILCGSCNGAGFLGGFLSTFDETAE is encoded by the exons aTGGCTGCTACAGCGAGCCTCGCGGCCACTGCTCCGTCCCCTCCAGTCCTCAAAGCATCGCCTCCTGCGCTTATCTCGCTCCGGCCCGTCTCCCGCCGTTGCAAGTCCCTGGCCGTCAAGACCAAG GCCACTGAAAATGACCGGTCCGCTAAAAAACCTCAGAAGGTAAACAGCATTCTTTGCCAGGACTGCGAAGGAAATG GAGCAATCGTGTGCACCCAATGTGAGGGAAATGGGGTGAATTCTGTTGACCATTTTAATGGGCGATTTAAAGCTGGAGCTTTGTGCTGGCTTTGCAG AGGAAAGCGTGAAATCCTATGTGGGAGCTGCaatggtgctggtttcttgggTGGATTTCTGAGCACCTTTGATGAAACTGCAGAATAG